In Risungbinella massiliensis, a single window of DNA contains:
- a CDS encoding sugar O-acetyltransferase — protein sequence MKTEKEKMLTGEMYNAADPELVRDRENARRKTRLYNQTLETEVEQRTILLKDLFGSTGDNLYVEPTFRCDYGYNIHIGENFFANFDCVILDVCEVRIGDNCFIAPGVHIYTATHPTNPFERNAGIEFGKAVTIGNNVWIGGRAVINPGVTIGNNVVIASGAVVTKDVPDNVIVGGNPAKMIKEIEI from the coding sequence ATGAAAACAGAAAAAGAGAAAATGTTGACCGGAGAGATGTATAACGCCGCTGACCCTGAATTAGTAAGGGACCGTGAAAATGCACGAAGAAAGACGAGATTATACAATCAAACGTTAGAGACCGAAGTAGAGCAACGTACGATCCTGTTAAAGGATCTATTTGGTTCGACAGGAGATAACTTATATGTGGAGCCAACTTTTCGTTGTGATTATGGTTACAACATTCATATAGGGGAAAACTTTTTTGCTAATTTCGATTGTGTCATATTAGATGTTTGTGAAGTACGAATAGGTGATAATTGCTTTATTGCCCCAGGTGTACATATTTACACAGCAACTCATCCAACGAATCCATTTGAACGTAATGCTGGAATAGAATTTGGAAAAGCTGTTACGATTGGTAATAATGTGTGGATTGGTGGTAGAGCGGTGATAAATCCAGGAGTTACGATTGGTAACAATGTAGTAATTGCTTCAGGAGCGGTTGTCACAAAAGATGTGCCTGATAATGTAATAGTTGGTGGGAATCCTGCAAAAATGATAAAGGAAATAGAAATATAA
- a CDS encoding CTP synthase, whose amino-acid sequence MTKYIFVTGGVVSSLGKGITASSLGRLLKNRGLKVTIQKFDPYINIDPGTMSPYQHGEVFVTDDGAETDLDLGHYERFIDINLSKNSNVTTGKIYSSVINKERRGDYLGATVQVIPHITNEIKDRVFRAARETKADVVITEIGGTVGDIESLPFLEAIRQIKSDIGREHVMYIHCTLVPMLRASGELKTKPTQHSVKELRSIGIQPNVIVCRTEHPISEEMKQKIALFCDIDRQAVIEARDAETLYELPLMMQEEGLDEIVVRNLGLECGEADMTDWIQLVQKVKNLQHTTRIAIVGKYVSLHDAYMSVVESLRHAGFASNSDIQIRWVHSEEVTEANVDKLLGEVDGILVPGGFGDRGIEGKVIATRFAREKKIPFLGICLGMQMMCVEGARNVLHLEEADSSEFNASALHPIIDLLPEQKDIEDMGGTMRLGLYPCKLVPGTLAAKAYGEDLVYERHRHRYEFNNQYREQMEQAGYVFSGTSPDGRLVEIVEYKDHPWFLAAQFHPEFTSRPNRPQALFREFVKASLEVKQATKKQEVSV is encoded by the coding sequence ATGACGAAATACATCTTTGTAACGGGTGGAGTTGTCTCCTCTCTTGGAAAAGGAATTACAGCATCTTCTCTAGGACGCTTGCTAAAAAATCGCGGTCTAAAAGTGACCATTCAAAAGTTTGATCCTTATATCAATATTGATCCAGGGACTATGAGTCCTTACCAACATGGAGAAGTATTTGTAACGGATGATGGTGCGGAAACTGACTTGGATTTGGGTCATTACGAGCGATTTATCGATATTAACCTAAGCAAAAATAGCAACGTGACTACTGGTAAAATCTATTCATCAGTAATTAATAAAGAACGTCGTGGGGACTATCTAGGCGCTACTGTTCAGGTTATTCCTCACATTACAAACGAGATTAAAGATCGTGTTTTCCGTGCTGCTCGGGAAACGAAAGCAGATGTAGTAATTACTGAGATCGGTGGAACAGTTGGAGATATCGAAAGTCTACCATTCTTGGAAGCGATTCGTCAGATTAAAAGCGATATTGGTCGGGAACATGTAATGTACATTCACTGTACGTTGGTTCCGATGCTTCGTGCTAGTGGAGAACTTAAAACAAAACCGACTCAACACAGTGTGAAAGAACTTCGTAGTATCGGCATTCAGCCAAATGTGATCGTTTGTCGTACGGAACATCCAATTTCAGAAGAGATGAAACAAAAAATTGCTCTGTTCTGTGACATTGATCGCCAAGCAGTAATTGAGGCACGTGATGCAGAAACACTATACGAACTCCCGCTTATGATGCAAGAAGAAGGTTTGGATGAGATCGTAGTTCGCAATCTAGGTCTTGAGTGTGGAGAAGCGGACATGACAGATTGGATTCAGCTCGTCCAAAAGGTGAAAAACCTACAACATACTACTCGAATTGCAATTGTAGGAAAATATGTTTCTCTTCATGATGCTTATATGAGTGTTGTAGAATCCTTACGACATGCTGGTTTTGCTAGTAATAGTGACATTCAAATCCGTTGGGTACATTCCGAAGAAGTGACAGAGGCAAATGTAGATAAGCTTCTTGGAGAAGTTGATGGAATATTGGTTCCAGGTGGATTTGGTGATCGTGGAATTGAAGGAAAAGTGATTGCGACACGTTTTGCACGAGAAAAGAAAATTCCGTTCTTAGGGATTTGTCTTGGCATGCAAATGATGTGCGTAGAAGGTGCACGAAATGTTCTTCACTTAGAAGAAGCAGATTCCTCCGAATTTAACGCTAGTGCTCTTCACCCAATTATTGACCTTTTACCAGAACAAAAAGATATTGAAGATATGGGTGGTACGATGCGCCTCGGGCTCTATCCTTGTAAGTTAGTACCAGGAACCCTTGCAGCAAAAGCATATGGGGAAGATCTCGTTTATGAGCGTCATCGCCATCGTTATGAGTTCAACAATCAATACCGGGAGCAAATGGAACAAGCAGGATATGTATTCTCTGGGACATCTCCAGATGGACGTCTTGTGGAGATTGTAGAATACAAAGATCATCCTTGGTTCCTAGCGGCTCAATTCCATCCGGAATTTACATCCCGTCCAAATCGTCCACAAGCTTTGTTCCGTGAGTTTGTTAAAGCTTCTTTAGAAGTGAAACAGGCGACAAAAAAACAAGAGGTTAGTGTATAA
- the rpoE gene encoding DNA-directed RNA polymerase subunit delta, which yields MSDHLVAEKIRESSMVDLVFQLLKDKGEPLQFRDMMKSVAEQKQFTDEDVDLYLSQLYTDLNIDGRFVCVGKSTWGLKDWYTLEQGSDSAVVGSIKDDESDDDFDEDLYQNDEDEFDTNLEDLDEDEAFTDDDDEASDEGFEEEDEDNDEEEEEEEY from the coding sequence TTGAGCGACCACTTAGTAGCAGAAAAAATCCGGGAATCCTCTATGGTAGACCTGGTTTTTCAACTATTAAAAGATAAAGGTGAACCACTACAGTTTCGTGATATGATGAAGTCTGTTGCGGAACAAAAACAGTTTACAGACGAAGATGTAGACCTGTATCTCTCCCAATTGTATACTGATTTAAACATTGATGGACGTTTTGTCTGTGTAGGAAAGAGCACTTGGGGTTTGAAAGACTGGTATACATTAGAACAAGGATCAGACTCTGCGGTAGTAGGTAGTATTAAAGACGATGAGTCTGATGATGACTTCGATGAAGATTTGTATCAAAATGACGAAGATGAATTTGATACCAACCTAGAAGATTTGGATGAAGACGAAGCATTTACAGATGACGACGACGAAGCTTCCGATGAAGGCTTTGAAGAAGAAGACGAAGATAACGATGAGGAAGAAGAGGAAGAAGAATACTAA
- the icmF gene encoding fused isobutyryl-CoA mutase/GTPase IcmF — METELIRPKHAVRFVTAASLFDGHDASINLFRRLLQQAGVEVIHLGHNRSVEEIVQAAIQEDVQGIAVSSYQGGHVEFFQYMIDLLKVRGAHTIKVFGGGGGVIVPREIQLLEEYGVSKIFSPNDGRELGLFGIINTMIRETDHPTRRDTEIDLAKLRSGDIREIGQAITLLENAVEETAYQEASSHLLTSLDVQLTQCPVIGMTGTGGAGKSSLTDELVRRFLQDFPDKKLAILSIDPSKQRTGGALLGDRIRMNAIHHERVFMRSLATRRQRSELSAAIQDVIALMKGAGYDLILVETSGIGQGDAEVVEVSDLSIYVMTSEFGSPSQLEKIEMLDYADLIAINKFDRKGSEDALRDVKKQVRRNQDLFHAPEKDLPVYGTMASRFQDPGTEEFYLALLIKCKEKLALSWEIPVAKEQLKEATNRTIIPPARTHYLAELAQTVRKYHRQTEEQAEIASSLTQIRGVQALFPTESSAVERALSSKVEELEKKLTPDNQELLAAWDSTVERYKQEEYITKVRDRELRSPLFHETLSGTKIPKISLPRWRDQGDILRFLRKENVPGSFPYTAGVFPLKRADEDPKRQFAGEGTPSRTNKRFHYLSQNDTAKRLSTAFDSVTLYGEDPSERPDIYGKVGESGVSICTLDNMKELFQGFDLCDPSTSVSMTINGPAPIILAMYFHTAIAQQVDKFREREGRDPSIDEYQEIKAYTLRSVRGTVQADILKEDQGQNTCIFSTEFALKMMGDIQQYFIDHQVRNYYSVSISGYHIAEAGANPITQLAFTLANAFTYVEYYLSRGMKIDQFAHNLSFFFSNGLDAEYTVIGRVARRIWAITMRELYGANERSQKLKYHIQTSGRSLHAQEIDFNDIRTTLQALLAIQDQCNSLHTNAYDEAITTPTEESVRRAMAIQLIITKEFGLAKNENALQGSFIIDELTDLVEEAVLREFDRISDRGGVLGAMESQYQRGKIQDESMLYETRKHSGELPIIGVNTFENPHPQALDEVPLTRADTKEKEMQIEHVRDFQAKHADQAPIALARLQEVARENGNVFAELMNTVQVASLGQITQALYQVGGQYRRNM; from the coding sequence ATGGAGACAGAGCTAATTCGTCCGAAACATGCTGTGCGGTTTGTGACTGCTGCCAGTCTTTTTGATGGACATGATGCTTCCATTAACTTGTTTCGACGCCTTCTCCAACAAGCAGGAGTCGAAGTGATTCATCTAGGACACAATCGGTCGGTAGAGGAGATTGTACAAGCGGCGATTCAAGAAGATGTTCAAGGCATTGCTGTTTCTTCTTATCAAGGTGGGCATGTAGAGTTTTTCCAATATATGATTGATCTGCTGAAAGTAAGAGGAGCTCACACGATCAAGGTATTTGGTGGGGGTGGTGGTGTCATTGTTCCGAGAGAGATCCAGCTACTTGAAGAATATGGTGTATCCAAGATTTTTTCCCCGAATGATGGACGGGAGCTAGGTTTATTTGGAATTATCAACACCATGATTAGGGAAACGGACCATCCTACTCGTCGAGACACCGAGATTGATCTTGCCAAACTTCGATCAGGTGATATTCGGGAGATTGGGCAAGCCATCACACTCTTAGAAAATGCAGTGGAGGAAACAGCATATCAAGAAGCGAGCTCTCACTTGCTAACTAGCCTTGATGTTCAACTGACACAATGTCCTGTGATCGGCATGACAGGTACAGGGGGAGCGGGGAAAAGCTCTCTCACTGATGAATTGGTACGACGTTTTCTACAAGATTTTCCTGATAAAAAGTTAGCGATTCTTTCGATTGACCCTTCGAAACAGCGCACTGGAGGAGCATTACTTGGTGATCGTATCCGGATGAATGCGATACATCATGAACGGGTTTTTATGCGCAGTCTAGCAACTCGACGCCAGCGATCAGAGCTCTCTGCTGCGATCCAAGACGTGATTGCCCTTATGAAAGGTGCGGGCTATGATCTGATCTTAGTGGAGACGAGTGGAATTGGTCAGGGAGATGCAGAGGTAGTCGAAGTTAGTGACTTGTCGATCTATGTGATGACTTCTGAATTTGGTTCTCCATCACAACTTGAAAAGATTGAAATGCTCGATTATGCAGATCTCATTGCAATTAACAAGTTTGATCGAAAGGGTTCAGAGGATGCATTGCGTGACGTGAAAAAGCAGGTTCGGCGCAATCAAGATCTCTTTCATGCACCTGAAAAAGATCTTCCAGTCTATGGCACGATGGCGAGTCGTTTCCAAGATCCCGGAACAGAAGAGTTCTATCTTGCTTTACTGATCAAATGTAAAGAAAAGTTAGCCCTATCCTGGGAAATCCCAGTCGCAAAAGAACAATTAAAGGAAGCAACAAACAGAACCATTATCCCGCCTGCTAGAACGCACTACCTAGCAGAATTAGCTCAAACCGTTCGTAAATATCATCGGCAAACAGAGGAACAAGCGGAGATTGCTAGTAGTCTGACTCAGATAAGAGGAGTGCAAGCCCTTTTTCCAACAGAGAGTTCAGCAGTAGAAAGAGCCCTTTCGTCCAAAGTAGAAGAGTTAGAAAAGAAACTTACCCCAGATAATCAAGAACTTCTCGCTGCCTGGGACTCTACTGTAGAGCGCTATAAACAAGAGGAGTACATTACTAAAGTTCGGGATCGTGAGCTTCGAAGCCCTCTTTTCCATGAGACTCTTTCTGGCACCAAGATACCTAAGATCTCATTGCCGAGGTGGCGAGACCAAGGAGATATCTTGCGTTTTCTACGGAAGGAAAATGTACCAGGTTCGTTCCCTTACACAGCAGGAGTATTTCCACTTAAACGAGCTGACGAAGATCCCAAACGTCAATTTGCTGGGGAAGGGACTCCTAGTCGCACCAACAAACGTTTTCATTATCTTTCCCAGAATGATACAGCCAAGCGCCTTTCTACAGCCTTTGACAGTGTAACCCTCTATGGGGAAGACCCGAGTGAGCGCCCAGACATCTATGGGAAAGTAGGCGAATCGGGGGTTAGTATCTGTACCTTAGATAATATGAAAGAACTATTCCAAGGGTTTGATCTCTGTGATCCTTCCACTAGTGTTTCGATGACGATCAATGGACCGGCTCCCATCATTTTGGCGATGTATTTTCATACGGCAATCGCCCAACAAGTAGATAAGTTTCGAGAGCGTGAGGGAAGGGACCCTTCTATTGATGAGTACCAAGAAATTAAAGCCTATACTCTACGCTCTGTGAGAGGAACAGTTCAAGCTGACATTCTAAAAGAAGATCAAGGTCAGAATACCTGTATTTTTTCAACCGAGTTTGCATTGAAGATGATGGGTGATATTCAGCAATATTTCATTGATCATCAAGTGCGAAATTACTACTCGGTCAGCATTAGTGGTTATCATATCGCCGAAGCGGGTGCGAATCCGATTACTCAACTGGCATTTACTTTGGCAAACGCCTTTACTTATGTGGAATATTATCTCAGCCGCGGGATGAAGATTGACCAATTTGCCCACAATCTTTCCTTCTTCTTTAGTAATGGGTTGGATGCAGAGTATACCGTCATTGGACGGGTAGCTCGCCGTATTTGGGCGATAACAATGAGAGAGTTGTATGGAGCTAATGAACGCAGTCAAAAGTTAAAATACCATATTCAAACGTCGGGGCGATCATTGCATGCGCAAGAGATCGACTTTAATGACATTCGTACCACCTTACAAGCGCTGTTAGCTATTCAAGATCAATGCAATTCTCTTCATACCAATGCATATGACGAAGCGATCACAACTCCAACGGAGGAATCGGTTCGAAGGGCAATGGCAATTCAGTTGATTATTACCAAAGAGTTTGGATTAGCAAAAAATGAGAATGCCTTACAAGGCTCGTTCATTATTGATGAGCTGACTGATTTGGTAGAAGAAGCAGTGCTTCGCGAATTTGACCGGATCAGTGATCGTGGTGGTGTACTGGGAGCGATGGAGAGTCAGTACCAACGAGGCAAAATTCAAGATGAATCCATGCTTTATGAGACACGTAAACATTCAGGGGAGTTACCGATTATTGGAGTCAATACATTCGAAAATCCCCATCCACAGGCACTAGATGAGGTGCCTCTCACACGAGCTGATACGAAAGAAAAAGAGATGCAAATTGAGCATGTAAGGGATTTTCAGGCAAAACACGCTGATCAAGCTCCTATTGCTCTAGCTCGATTACAGGAAGTGGCAAGAGAAAATGGTAATGTATTTGCAGAATTGATGAATACGGTACAAGTAGCGAGTCTAGGCCAGATTACTCAAGCACTTTACCAAGTAGGCGGACAGTATCGTCGAAATATGTAG
- a CDS encoding TetR/AcrR family transcriptional regulator, with the protein MIIPSPIKNPRLVKERRQQIIEGAVTLFAQKGFHKTTTREIAKACGLSIGSLYEYIQTKEDVLYLVCENIHNSLEEELRKAIRPEMNGLVALRSAIGAYFKLMETMRSSILLIYQETKSLPKEKRELVFMREEEIMQLFIQVMELGQQDGSLRLDQAIIPLLAHNILVLGQMWTFRQWSLKKSYSHDEFVELQLDHLLRNLPTKESV; encoded by the coding sequence ATGATTATTCCTTCTCCTATCAAAAATCCACGGCTGGTCAAAGAACGCAGACAACAGATTATTGAAGGGGCTGTCACATTATTTGCCCAAAAAGGATTTCATAAGACTACTACAAGAGAGATTGCCAAAGCATGTGGCCTCTCCATAGGTTCTTTATATGAATATATCCAAACGAAAGAAGATGTTCTGTACCTTGTTTGTGAGAACATCCACAACTCCTTAGAGGAAGAGCTACGCAAAGCGATTCGACCTGAGATGAATGGTTTGGTTGCCCTTCGCTCTGCTATTGGAGCGTATTTCAAATTGATGGAGACCATGAGAAGCTCCATTCTCCTTATTTACCAAGAGACGAAGTCATTACCTAAAGAAAAACGAGAACTAGTATTTATGCGTGAAGAGGAGATTATGCAGCTTTTTATCCAGGTGATGGAATTGGGTCAGCAAGATGGATCGCTTCGTCTGGATCAGGCTATTATTCCATTACTAGCACACAACATTTTGGTTCTAGGACAGATGTGGACCTTCCGCCAGTGGTCGCTCAAAAAATCCTATTCGCATGATGAGTTTGTAGAGTTGCAGCTGGATCATCTGTTACGTAATTTACCAACAAAGGAGAGCGTGTGA
- a CDS encoding flotillin family protein, whose amino-acid sequence MENLIWQVSLGLIIFLVLLGLAFWARYKTVGADEAMIVTGSMLGNKNVEVDESGRRIKIIRGGGAFITPIFQRAEKLSLLSHKLIVSTPEVYTEQGVPILVDGVAIIKIGGTLEDIATAAEQFMGKSNAQLNEEAREVLEGHLRAILGTLTVEEVYKNREKFAQQVQSVAAIDLKKMGLQVVSFTIKDVRDKNGYLDALGRPRIAMVRRDADIAEANAMRDTEIQKAKAKEDGTKATLISQTNIAEASKDKELRVAEFKILQDMKRAEADQAYQLQENRYRQQVVDEEMKIELVRRQKQIELEEKEITRREKQYDAEVRKKADADRYAKEQAAEADRFEQEEKAKAEASTIKAKGLAEAEAKKAQGLANAEVERLEGIAEADVIRAKGLAEAEAKQKLAEAFEMYGQAATLELIVTMLPKLAESYASPLEKVDKITIVDAGGPNSDGATKLTNYVTKLMAQAPEMIKQVSGVDMLQLIQQIAPNPSNMNLPTATLPESDGKATKKKPKKHDDENNIQ is encoded by the coding sequence ATGGAAAATCTCATTTGGCAAGTGTCATTAGGACTAATTATCTTTTTGGTTTTGTTAGGTCTCGCATTCTGGGCTCGTTATAAAACAGTTGGCGCGGACGAAGCAATGATCGTAACTGGTAGTATGTTAGGTAACAAAAATGTAGAAGTAGACGAATCCGGACGCAGAATCAAGATCATCCGTGGTGGTGGCGCTTTTATCACCCCTATTTTTCAAAGGGCGGAGAAGCTAAGCCTCTTATCACACAAACTGATCGTATCCACTCCAGAAGTCTATACGGAGCAAGGGGTACCAATCTTAGTAGATGGAGTTGCGATCATTAAGATTGGAGGAACATTAGAAGATATCGCCACTGCAGCAGAGCAGTTTATGGGTAAATCGAATGCTCAGTTAAACGAAGAGGCCAGAGAGGTACTCGAAGGGCATCTGCGGGCAATTCTAGGTACTCTCACTGTGGAAGAAGTATATAAAAACAGAGAAAAATTTGCTCAACAAGTACAATCCGTAGCTGCAATTGATTTGAAAAAGATGGGCTTACAAGTTGTTTCCTTCACCATCAAAGATGTTCGAGACAAAAATGGATATCTTGACGCTCTAGGACGCCCGAGAATTGCGATGGTACGTAGAGATGCGGATATAGCAGAAGCTAATGCAATGCGTGATACAGAGATCCAAAAAGCGAAAGCGAAGGAAGACGGGACGAAAGCAACCTTGATCTCCCAAACCAACATCGCTGAAGCGAGTAAGGATAAAGAGCTACGAGTCGCAGAATTCAAGATTTTACAAGATATGAAAAGGGCAGAAGCGGACCAGGCATATCAATTGCAGGAGAATCGCTATCGCCAGCAAGTAGTAGATGAAGAGATGAAGATCGAGCTCGTTCGGAGACAAAAACAGATCGAGCTGGAAGAAAAAGAAATTACGCGTCGGGAAAAACAATACGATGCGGAGGTACGAAAAAAGGCGGATGCTGATCGCTATGCCAAAGAGCAAGCAGCCGAAGCGGACCGTTTTGAACAAGAAGAAAAAGCAAAAGCAGAAGCTTCTACGATTAAAGCAAAAGGATTGGCGGAAGCAGAGGCCAAGAAAGCGCAAGGTCTTGCTAACGCAGAGGTGGAACGACTAGAAGGGATTGCAGAAGCAGATGTAATCCGGGCCAAAGGGTTAGCAGAAGCAGAAGCCAAACAAAAATTGGCAGAAGCATTCGAGATGTACGGTCAAGCTGCAACATTAGAGCTAATTGTAACGATGCTACCAAAACTAGCTGAGAGTTACGCATCTCCATTAGAAAAAGTGGACAAGATTACGATCGTAGACGCTGGTGGGCCGAATAGCGATGGAGCAACCAAGCTGACCAATTATGTAACAAAACTAATGGCACAAGCCCCAGAAATGATCAAACAAGTCTCTGGTGTGGACATGCTACAATTAATACAGCAAATTGCGCCGAATCCGTCTAATATGAATCTTCCCACAGCTACTCTACCTGAATCGGATGGGAAAGCAACAAAAAAGAAACCAAAAAAACACGATGATGAGAACAATATCCAGTAA